The Elaeis guineensis isolate ETL-2024a chromosome 14, EG11, whole genome shotgun sequence genome has a segment encoding these proteins:
- the LOC105057426 gene encoding probable galacturonosyltransferase-like 7 has product MLWIMRVSSFFSAAVVMVVISPSLQSFPPAEAIRSSHLDGYLRFPAGIAAAGARGRFSFRQALPFRNAEECGGPGDNNTVCNPSFVHVAITLDMEYLRGSIAAVHSVLQHALCPKNVFFHFLVSDTSLETLVRSAFPQLRFKVYYFDPERVRGLISTSVRQALEQPLNYARNYLADMLEPCVRRVIYLDSDLVVVDDIAKLWRTGLGSRTVGAPEYCHANFTKYFTGRFWSDPRLAGTFAGRRPCYFNTGVMVIDLVRWRRFGYTRRIERWMEVQKAGVGGGGRIYELGSLPPFLLVFAGHVAPIDHRWNQHGLGGDNVKGSCRDLHPGPVSLLHWSGSGKPWVRLDSNRPCPLDALWAPYDLYGPTP; this is encoded by the coding sequence ATGCTCTGGATCATGCGGGTCTCCAGCTTCTTCTCCGCCGCTGTGGTCATGGTcgtcatctccccatccctccagTCCTTCCCCCCAGCCGAGGCAATCCGATCCTCCCATCTCGATGGCTACCTCCGCTTCCCCGCCGGCATCGCCGCCGCCGGCGCCCGGGGTCGCTTCTCCTTCCGCCAGGCCTTGCCATTCCGCAATGCGGAGGAATGCGGTGGCCCCGGAGACAACAACACCGTCTGCAATCCATCCTTCGTCCATGTCGCCATCACCCTCGACATGGAGTACCTCCGCGGCTCCATTGCCGCGGTCCATTCCGTCCTCCAGCACGCCCTCTGCCCAAAAAACGTCTTCTTCCACTTCCTCGTCTCCGATACCAGTCTGGAAACCCTGGTCCGCTCCGCCTTCCCTCAGCTACGCTTCAAGGTCTACTACTTCGATCCGGAGCGGGTCCGGGGCTTGATTTCCACCTCAGTGCGGCAGGCGTTGGAGCAGCCGCTCAACTACGCGAGGAACTACCTCGCCGACATGCTGGAGCCGTGCGTGCGGCGGGTGATCTACCTGGATTCCGATCTCGTGGTGGTCGACGACATCGCGAAGCTGTGGAGGACGGGCCTGGGGTCGCGGACGGTGGGGGCGCCGGAGTACTGCCACGCCAACTTCACCAAGTACTTCACGGGGAGGTTCTGGTCGGACCCTCGGCTCGCCGGGACGTTCGCCGGCCGGCGGCCGTGCTACTTCAACACGGGGGTGATGGTCATCGATCTGGTCCGATGGCGGAGGTTCGGGTACACGCGGCGGATCGAGCGGTGGATGGAGGTGCAGAAGGCCGGCGTCGGTGGGGGCGGCCGGATCTACGAGCTGGGCTCGCTGCCGCCGTTCCTTTTGGTTTTTGCGGGACACGTGGCGCCGATCGATCACAGGTGGAACCAGCACGGGCTCGGCGGGGATAACGTCAAGGGCAGCTGTCGCGACCTCCACCCCGGCCCGGTCAGCCTCCTCCACTGGAGTGGTAGCGGCAAGCCCTGGGTCCGGCTTGACTCGAACCGGCCATGCCCCCTTGACGCTCTATGGGCCCCCTACGACCTCTACGGCCCCACCCCCTGA